A genomic region of Chitinimonas arctica contains the following coding sequences:
- a CDS encoding SDR family oxidoreductase produces the protein MRILLIGSSGFIGTALRQALQAAGHLVVGSCRDPLRASATDIAADFAQDQRPQSWLPRVAGFDAVINGVGILREQGDASFEAIHVRGPCALFAACAEAGVGRVIQISALGADAQAASPYHLSKRQADDYLLSLPISACVLQPSLVYGPGGTSTQMFKAWAALPLIPLPGQGEQLLQPVHIDDLCAAVVALLAQPTMPPRLAVVGPLTLTLRAYLQTLRQAMGLGAGCFLPVPMALMRPVAWLSEQLPAALLDRDTLAMLERGNHADGQAMQDLLQRPLQAPAAFIPSGEAQSQGRQARLALAIPLLRLSIAFVWLYTAWVSIFAYPIADSLALLAAVGLTGTLGTISLYGSALLDLSFGLGTLLLRRRKSLYLAQLALIAFYTIVITVCLPHFWWHPYGPLLKNLPMLAALWLLYVVED, from the coding sequence ATGCGCATTCTTCTGATCGGCAGCAGTGGCTTTATCGGTACGGCCTTGCGCCAGGCCCTGCAAGCCGCCGGCCATCTCGTCGTCGGCAGCTGTCGCGATCCATTGCGCGCGTCCGCCACCGATATTGCGGCCGATTTCGCCCAGGACCAGCGCCCGCAGAGCTGGTTGCCACGCGTGGCCGGCTTCGATGCGGTCATCAATGGTGTAGGGATATTGCGCGAACAGGGCGACGCCAGCTTCGAGGCCATCCACGTACGGGGCCCTTGCGCCTTGTTCGCTGCCTGTGCCGAGGCGGGCGTGGGCCGGGTGATCCAGATCTCGGCCTTGGGCGCCGATGCGCAAGCCGCCAGCCCTTACCATCTGAGCAAGCGGCAAGCCGATGACTATCTGCTGTCCCTACCGATATCGGCTTGCGTGTTGCAACCTTCCCTGGTCTACGGGCCGGGCGGAACCAGTACACAGATGTTCAAGGCCTGGGCCGCCCTGCCGCTCATCCCCTTGCCCGGCCAGGGGGAGCAATTGCTGCAGCCGGTGCATATAGACGACCTGTGCGCGGCGGTGGTGGCCCTACTGGCTCAGCCCACCATGCCACCTCGCCTGGCGGTGGTGGGCCCGCTCACCCTGACCTTGCGCGCATATCTGCAAACCCTGCGCCAGGCCATGGGCTTGGGAGCCGGCTGCTTCCTGCCGGTGCCGATGGCCCTGATGCGCCCTGTTGCGTGGTTGAGCGAACAACTTCCCGCCGCGCTGCTGGACCGCGACACCTTGGCCATGCTTGAACGGGGCAACCATGCCGACGGCCAAGCCATGCAGGATCTGTTGCAACGGCCATTGCAAGCGCCGGCGGCCTTTATTCCAAGCGGAGAGGCGCAGTCGCAAGGCCGGCAGGCCCGCCTGGCGCTCGCTATCCCACTCTTGCGGCTGAGTATTGCCTTCGTCTGGCTCTACACCGCCTGGGTATCGATCTTTGCCTACCCGATTGCCGACAGCCTGGCGCTACTGGCCGCGGTCGGCCTGACCGGCACACTGGGCACCATCAGCCTGTATGGCTCGGCCTTGCTGGACTTGAGCTTTGGCCTGGGCACCCTGCTGCTGCGCCGACGCAAGTCGCTTTACCTGGCCCAACTGGCCCTGATCGCGTTCTATACCATCGTAATCACCGTATGCCTGCCCCATTTCTGGTGGCACCCCTACGGTCCCTTGCTGAAGAACCTGCCCATGCTGGCGGCGCTGTGGCTGCTGTACGTAGTGGAAGACTAA